The genomic region GGATAATTTTTCCCTTTTTTAGCAATTGCTGTTTGTCGTTATTCACCACTACAATCAAATAATCACCCATTTTTGCAGCTGCCTCAATCATATCTAAATGCCCACCGTGCAATGGATTAAAATAGCCGCTAACAATTACAACTTTCATAATATCCTCCTCTATAACTTCTCTATTATACCTGATATACTATACTTATGACAAAGATGCTAGTCACGGGAGGCGCGGGATTCATTGGCTCGAATTTTGTGCATTACACCGTAAAACACAAGCCAGAATATGAAATCACTGTTATTGACAAATTAACCTACGCCGGAAATCGTGCTAATTTGGAAACTGTAGCTGACCAAATTACATTCGTAGAAGGCGATATTTGTGACGCCGAATTAATAGACAAATTAGTCGCTGAAAATGACATAGTTGTACACTTCGCCGCCGAAAGTCACAATGATAATTCTTTACGTAATCCATGGCCATTTGTTGAAACAAATATAATTGGCACATATACCATTCTAGAGGCTATTCGAAAACATAATAAGAGACTACATCACATCTCAACTGATGAGGTTTTTGGTGATCTAGAGCTTGATGATCCAAATCGCTTCACAGAAGACACTCCATACAAGCCTTCCAGCCCCTACTCTAGTACTAAAGCTTCCAGCGATATGCTAGTTCGTGCCTGGATTCGTAGTTTTGGTATTAAAGCAACTATCTCAAACTGTTCTAACAATTACGGACCATACCAACACATTGAAAAGTTTATTCCGCGGCAGATTACCAATATCTTAAGCGATATCAAGCCAAAACTTTATGGCACCGGCGAGCAAGTTCGCGATTGGATTCATGTCGATGATCATAACTCAGCGGTTCATTTAATCCTAGAAAAAGGCGTTCTAGGAGAAACCTACATCATTGGCGCAGATAATGATCACGTTAATAATAAGATGGTGATTGAATTGATTTGTGATCTAATGGGTAAAGGTAAAGATTGGTATGAACATGTCAACGATCGTCCAGGTCATGATATGCGCTACGCAATGGATTCCAGCAAGTTACGCCGCGAGTTAGGATGGCAACCGCAATACACGGATAATAAAACCGGCATGCACGATGGACTAATGCAAACTATTAACTGGTACCGCGAGCATGAAGACTGGTGGCGCACCCAAAAAGACGCCGTTGAAGCAGCTTATGCAAAACAAGGACAATAATTATGTTTGACCCAACTAACTACAATGAACTTACGGTCACTGAATCGTCAATTCCAGGGTTATTTGTTATTAAATTACCCGTACATGGCGACAATCGCGGCTGGTTCAAAGAGAATTATCAAAAAGAAAAAATGGAAGCCTTAGGCTTACCGTCGTTCGATATCGTACAAAACAATATCAGCTTCAATGACAAAACTGGCGCCACTCGTGGACTTCATGCTGAGCCTTGGAACAAATTCATTTCAACAGCCAATGGACGTGTTTTTGGAGCTTGGTGTGACCTTCGTAAAGGTGAGAGTTTCGGCCAAGTTTTCACGCACGAGATTAATCCGGGTACGGCAATTTTCGTTCCTAAGGGTGTAGCTAACGGTTATCAAACACTTGACGATAATGTCGCCTACACATATCTAGTTGACGCTCATTGGTTCCCGGATGCTAAATATACTTTTGTTAATTTATTTGATCCAGAACTAAAAATCAACTGGCCAATCAATAAGGATCAAGCAATTATTTCCGAAAAAGATGCCGCACATCCACTACTAAGTAATGTAATTCCTATGGAGGTATAATGAATAATAAAGCTGTATTTATTACTGGAGCTAATGGCCAACTAGGACGAGCACTACAACGTGTTTTTTCCAATGCGACGGCGTTATCGCGTCAAGATTTAGACATTACCAATAAAACCGCTGTCGACTCTTTCGATTGGCAACATGGATCGATCATTATAAATGCCGCAGCCTGGACTAATGTCGATGGAGCAGAAACCGAAGAAGGCCGCGTAGCATCTTGGAAAGTTAATGCATCTGCAGTATCTAACCTTACTAGGGTATGCCGAAAATATGATATGACAATGGTTCACATTTCCAGCGATTACGTATTCGACGGAACAAAAAAACGCCACACAGAAGACGAGCCACTTAGCCCTCTTAGTGTCTATGGTCAGAGTAAGGCCGCAGGAGACCTATTGGTCGAACAATTAGACAACTTCTATCTACTTCGATCCACATGGGTAATTGGTGAAGGCAAAAATTTTGTTCGCACCATGCTAGGATTGGCGGAAAAAAACATCTCGCCAACCGTTGTTAATGACCAAATAGGTCGCTTAACGTTCACCAGTGAGCTAGTGCGTATTATAGATCATTTATTGTCAACTAAAGCTCCATTCGGAACTTACAATGCGACAAATGACGGACCACTCGCTTCTTGGGCAGACATTACTAGAAAAATATTTGAATTATCTAATCATAAAGACTTAATCGTTTCTAATACAACTACCGCAGAATATTTTGCCAACAAGCCGGGGGTTGCGCCACGACCGCTCAATAGTGATATGAGCCTAGATAAACTGCACTCTACAGGATTTCAAAGCCGTAACTGGGAAGAGGATTTAAGGCAATATATATTAAACAACGCTTAAAATGCAACATTTATAAATCTCAAAACCGTTTAACCTTGATACTGTCGAATCATAGATATATAATCATACAACACAAAGGAGAATATGATGAAGGGAATAATTTTAGCGGGTGGATCGGGTACGCGATTATGGCCAATTACTCAGGCCATAAGCAAGCAATTAATGCCTATTTATGACAAGCCAATGATTTATTATCCGCTTACCACATTAATGCAAGCGGGAATCCGTGACATTCTCATAATTACCACTCCAGATGACCAAAACGGCTTCAAGAGGCTTCTTGGTAACGGATCACAATGGGGCATAAATCTAGAATACGCTGTTCAACCCACTCCAGATGGTCTGGCGCAAGCTTTTATTATTGGTGAAGATTTTATTGGTGACGATAAAGTAGCCCTAGTACTGGGAGATAATATATTTTATGGAGAGCGTTTAGATGAATCTCTGCGGGAATGCACAAATCCCGACGGTGGCACAGTTTTTGCCTACAAAGTATCTGACCCAGAAAGGTATGGCGTCGTTGAATTTGATGACCAAAATCAGGCAATATCAATTGAAGAAAAACCAACTTCCCCAAAATCCCACTTCGCAGTTGTCGGCTTATATTTTTATGATAATGACGTAGTAGAGATTGCTAAAAACGTAAAACCGTCAGCTCGAGGAGAATTAGAAATTACATCCATTAATGCAGAATACTTACGTCGCGGTAAATTGCAAGTTCAAACCTTAGACAATGGAGATGTTTGGCTAGACACAGGAACGATTGATAGCTTAACTGATGCATCCGACTTCGTTAGAGTTATCCAAAAACGAACCGGTAGGATTATCGGTAGTCCGGAAAAAACTGCCTTTAAAAATGGCTGGATCAGTCGAGAGCAGCTCAACTCGCT from Candidatus Nanosynbacter sp. HMT-352 harbors:
- the rfbB gene encoding dTDP-glucose 4,6-dehydratase, producing the protein MTKMLVTGGAGFIGSNFVHYTVKHKPEYEITVIDKLTYAGNRANLETVADQITFVEGDICDAELIDKLVAENDIVVHFAAESHNDNSLRNPWPFVETNIIGTYTILEAIRKHNKRLHHISTDEVFGDLELDDPNRFTEDTPYKPSSPYSSTKASSDMLVRAWIRSFGIKATISNCSNNYGPYQHIEKFIPRQITNILSDIKPKLYGTGEQVRDWIHVDDHNSAVHLILEKGVLGETYIIGADNDHVNNKMVIELICDLMGKGKDWYEHVNDRPGHDMRYAMDSSKLRRELGWQPQYTDNKTGMHDGLMQTINWYREHEDWWRTQKDAVEAAYAKQGQ
- the rfbA gene encoding glucose-1-phosphate thymidylyltransferase RfbA, which encodes MKGIILAGGSGTRLWPITQAISKQLMPIYDKPMIYYPLTTLMQAGIRDILIITTPDDQNGFKRLLGNGSQWGINLEYAVQPTPDGLAQAFIIGEDFIGDDKVALVLGDNIFYGERLDESLRECTNPDGGTVFAYKVSDPERYGVVEFDDQNQAISIEEKPTSPKSHFAVVGLYFYDNDVVEIAKNVKPSARGELEITSINAEYLRRGKLQVQTLDNGDVWLDTGTIDSLTDASDFVRVIQKRTGRIIGSPEKTAFKNGWISREQLNSLAYTLKKSGYGKYL